In Bradyrhizobium sp. WD16, the genomic stretch CACCATCATGCTGTCGCCGGTCATCCACCGCTTCCGCAATCTGTTCTTGGTCCTCGACGCCGTCGGCCTCGTCGCTTTCACGATTGTCGGCTGCGACGTGGCGCTCAAGGGTGGCCAGCATCCAGTGATCGTCATCGTCGCCGGCATGATCACCGGCTGCGTCGGCGGCGTGTTGCGCGATGTGCTGTGCAATGACGTGCCGCTGCTGTTTCGCAGCGAACTCTATGCCAGCGTGGCTGTCGTCACCGGGCTGCTCTATGTGATCGGATTGCGGATCGGCTTCAATCCGGACCTCGTCAGCGCGGTGGCGCTGACGGCGGGCCTTGCCTTTCGTCTGCTGGCGATCCGCTATCGCTGGGAAATGCCGAAATTCGTCTACGAGCGCGATTGAGGCTTCCTCGTCCCGAGCAGCAAAAAAGCCCCGCGTCTTGCGGGGCTTTTCTCGTCGGCGCAGCGATTGCCGCGCTCAGTGGGGCCGGCAGCGGCCGTAGCGGCCCATGAAGGTTCCGGGCGGGCAGCGGCGGACAAAGGGTGCAGGCGCGAAGTGGCGCCGCGGCGGCACGACGACCACGGGGCCGCGGCTGGGACGGCAGCCGCCATAGGGGCCGCGGTGGAAACCGGGGCCGCAGCCGCCGGCGACCTTGACCACGTCCGCATTGCCGCCCTGGCCGGTGGGAGCGAGCGGCATGGCGTTCGCAAAACTC encodes the following:
- a CDS encoding GCG_CRPN prefix-to-repeats domain-containing protein translates to MKLIVAATLLGSLIAGTSFANAMPLAPTGQGGNADVVKVAGGCGPGFHRGPYGGCRPSRGPVVVVPPRRHFAPAPFVRRCPPGTFMGRYGRCRPH
- a CDS encoding trimeric intracellular cation channel family protein, whose amino-acid sequence is MVQSEALLLPLSLVGIVAASMTAALAAGRRSMDWVGVVLLGSVTALGGGSARDMMLGNYPLVWVHEPYLLAVTSVAALATIMLSPVIHRFRNLFLVLDAVGLVAFTIVGCDVALKGGQHPVIVIVAGMITGCVGGVLRDVLCNDVPLLFRSELYASVAVVTGLLYVIGLRIGFNPDLVSAVALTAGLAFRLLAIRYRWEMPKFVYERD